A portion of the Ferrimonas lipolytica genome contains these proteins:
- the ispE gene encoding 4-(cytidine 5'-diphospho)-2-C-methyl-D-erythritol kinase encodes MNSSTWWPAPAKLNLCLHVNGKRSDGYHELQTLFQFVDWCDYLQFTVRNDNHITLNPELPGVPAHSNLIVKAARMLQQHSGVTLGADITLDKRLPMGGGIGGGSSDAATTLVALNQLWQTNIAVDELAQMGLSLGADVPVFVRGLAAMADGVGEQLRPVTVAEPWYLIIVPAVEVATADIFAAKDLPRDTAKITNLEKQPAQWKNDCQQVVCNRYPQVAKALAWLVDYAPSKMTGTGCCVFGQFALKSDAEAALAEMPTGWTATVTKGCNRSPLLALIA; translated from the coding sequence ATGAATTCTAGTACTTGGTGGCCCGCCCCGGCAAAATTGAACTTATGCTTACACGTCAACGGTAAGCGCTCTGACGGTTATCACGAGCTGCAAACTTTGTTTCAATTTGTCGATTGGTGTGACTACCTACAATTTACCGTTCGTAACGACAATCACATCACCCTTAACCCTGAATTGCCCGGCGTACCAGCCCACAGCAACCTTATTGTCAAAGCCGCACGAATGCTGCAACAGCACAGTGGCGTAACTCTTGGGGCTGACATCACCCTCGATAAACGTCTGCCGATGGGCGGTGGTATAGGTGGCGGTTCCTCTGATGCAGCCACCACACTGGTGGCACTCAATCAGCTGTGGCAGACCAATATTGCCGTCGATGAGCTTGCCCAGATGGGCTTAAGCCTTGGTGCCGATGTGCCAGTGTTTGTCCGCGGGCTTGCCGCAATGGCAGACGGAGTAGGAGAACAACTGCGACCCGTTACCGTCGCAGAACCGTGGTACCTAATCATTGTTCCAGCAGTCGAGGTAGCCACCGCCGATATCTTCGCAGCCAAAGACCTGCCAAGAGATACTGCCAAAATCACCAACTTAGAAAAACAACCAGCACAATGGAAAAATGATTGCCAACAAGTCGTTTGCAATCGCTATCCACAAGTTGCAAAGGCGTTAGCGTGGTTGGTAGACTATGCGCCGTCGAAAATGACCGGCACTGGCTGCTGCGTTTTTGGGCAATTTGCCTTAAAAAGCGACGCCGAGGCTGCATTGGCAGAAATGCCAACCGGGTGGACGGCTACAGTAACGAAAGGTTGTAACCGATCGCCCCTACTGGCATTAATCGCCTAG
- a CDS encoding SirB2 family protein, which translates to MPYEAFKHIHFTVIGASIALFILRFIWVMKGSEMMQKKWVKIVPHIVDTLLILSGIALIYVTGFTPTNSPWLFEKLIALVAYIVLGFFTLKLERGKLFRTFAFLGALGWLFYMAKLAQTKMPILFM; encoded by the coding sequence ATGCCATACGAAGCGTTTAAGCATATACACTTCACCGTTATTGGCGCTAGCATTGCGCTGTTTATTTTGCGTTTTATCTGGGTAATGAAAGGCTCAGAGATGATGCAGAAAAAGTGGGTCAAGATTGTTCCACACATCGTTGATACCCTGCTTATCCTTTCTGGTATTGCGCTTATCTATGTGACTGGCTTCACCCCAACCAACAGCCCATGGTTATTTGAAAAATTGATCGCGTTGGTTGCTTACATTGTGCTCGGTTTCTTTACCTTGAAGCTTGAGCGCGGCAAGCTGTTTCGTACCTTTGCATTCCTTGGGGCGCTCGGTTGGCTGTTCTACATGGCGAAGTTGGCACAAACCAAGATGCCAATCTTGTTCATGTAA
- the hemA gene encoding glutamyl-tRNA reductase produces MTLVAIGINHKTASVALREKVAFGPDILEEALRSLAGASKTNEAVIVSTCNRTEIYTNNVDLEKTIDWLSEFHNLDKDELRQSIYQHQGIKAVQHLLRVSAGLDSLVLGEPQILGQIKKSYADAKAAGTISHTIDKLFQHTFKVAKQIRTDTDIGASAVSVAFAAVNLARHIFEDLSQSKVMLIGAGETIELVARHLGEQGATDLIVANRTLSRAEGMAAEFGAKAITLSQIPEFLPDADIVISSTAAPLPILGKGMVATALKKRRQQAMLLVDIAVPRDIESEVGDLENAYLYTVDDLQGIVQKNMANRLEAAEKAETIATAQSQEFVKWQRGLDSVDTIRQFRTQSDELKKDALELAMNKLQQGADAEAVMTELANKLTNKLIHSPTQALSKAARAGDVESLEVLRNALGINDN; encoded by the coding sequence ATGACGTTAGTTGCAATTGGGATCAATCACAAGACTGCCAGCGTAGCCCTGCGCGAAAAAGTGGCATTCGGACCAGATATTCTTGAAGAAGCGTTGCGAAGCTTGGCTGGTGCCAGCAAGACCAACGAGGCTGTCATTGTATCTACCTGTAACCGAACTGAGATCTACACCAACAATGTCGACTTAGAGAAGACAATCGATTGGTTGAGTGAGTTCCATAATCTTGACAAGGATGAGTTACGTCAGAGTATTTACCAGCATCAAGGCATCAAAGCCGTACAGCACTTGCTGCGCGTCTCTGCTGGTTTGGACTCGCTGGTACTTGGTGAACCGCAGATCTTGGGTCAGATAAAGAAATCATATGCTGACGCAAAAGCTGCTGGGACCATCTCACATACCATTGATAAGCTGTTTCAACATACTTTTAAGGTTGCCAAGCAGATCCGCACTGATACCGACATCGGTGCATCAGCGGTCTCCGTTGCTTTTGCTGCGGTTAACTTAGCACGCCATATCTTCGAAGATTTGAGCCAATCTAAAGTTATGTTGATCGGTGCTGGTGAGACCATCGAACTGGTAGCACGTCACCTAGGTGAGCAAGGTGCAACCGATTTGATTGTTGCTAACCGTACCCTGTCCCGTGCTGAAGGCATGGCGGCTGAGTTTGGTGCCAAAGCCATCACCTTATCGCAGATCCCTGAATTCCTGCCTGATGCAGATATCGTTATCTCTTCAACTGCAGCACCATTGCCTATTTTAGGTAAGGGTATGGTTGCAACAGCGTTGAAGAAACGTCGCCAGCAAGCGATGTTATTGGTCGATATTGCTGTGCCTCGAGATATCGAATCTGAAGTGGGTGATTTGGAAAACGCTTACCTTTATACCGTTGATGATCTGCAAGGTATCGTTCAAAAGAACATGGCTAACCGCCTTGAAGCGGCGGAAAAGGCAGAAACCATCGCGACTGCTCAATCACAAGAGTTTGTGAAATGGCAACGCGGCTTGGACTCTGTTGATACCATTCGTCAGTTCCGCACCCAAAGCGATGAACTGAAGAAAGACGCGCTGGAATTGGCAATGAACAAGTTGCAACAAGGCGCTGACGCAGAAGCCGTTATGACCGAGTTAGCGAACAAGCTAACCAATAAATTGATCCACTCGCCCACTCAGGCGCTGTCCAAGGCAGCACGAGCCGGTGACGTAGAATCGTTAGAGGTCTTGCGTAATGCACTGGGTATCAACGACAATTAG
- a CDS encoding DUF4124 domain-containing protein — MNKLAVTLLLVMPMSLNAGVYKWVDASGGIHYSERPPVNVATQTVAVNNPREQSVGNRDDNFDSSPLSQVIRQLNSNQQQLNCSVAVRHANAGINYLVRMADINYRDGFTELSKYQTESRYLSNLKRSFTIRNCVTASGKHLAFYACAADSAKHFAFCISQLSDI; from the coding sequence ATGAACAAGCTTGCAGTCACACTTCTACTGGTGATGCCTATGTCACTTAATGCAGGAGTTTATAAATGGGTCGATGCTAGCGGCGGCATCCATTACAGTGAACGACCACCTGTAAACGTCGCAACACAGACCGTTGCCGTTAATAACCCAAGAGAACAATCGGTTGGTAACCGTGACGACAATTTCGACTCGTCACCGTTGTCCCAAGTGATACGCCAGTTAAACAGCAACCAACAGCAGTTAAATTGCTCCGTTGCCGTTCGCCACGCTAATGCCGGCATCAATTACCTCGTACGAATGGCTGATATCAACTACCGCGATGGTTTTACTGAGCTTAGTAAATATCAAACTGAATCCCGCTATTTATCTAATTTAAAGCGCAGTTTTACCATTCGCAATTGTGTTACTGCGAGTGGCAAGCACTTAGCGTTTTATGCCTGCGCAGCCGACTCAGCCAAACATTTTGCATTTTGTATATCTCAGCTAAGTGATATTTAG
- a CDS encoding ribose-phosphate pyrophosphokinase, producing the protein MPDIKLFAGNATPELAKKIADRLYCALGHAEVGRFSDGEISVQINENVRGSDCFIIQSTCAPTNDNLMELIVMVDALRRASAGRITAVIPYFGYARQDRRVRSARVPITAKVVADFLSSVGVDRVLTCDLHAEQIQGFFDVPVDNVFGSPVLLEDMKQRSLDNPVVVSPDIGGVVRARAVAKLLDDSDLAIIDKRRPQANVAQVMHIIGDVKDRDCIIVDDMIDTGGTLCKAAEALKQQGARRVFAYATHPVFSGNAPKNIAESVIDEVIVTDTIPLHKDMLATGKVSQLTMSGVMSEAIRRVSNEESISAMFEH; encoded by the coding sequence GTGCCCGACATTAAGCTTTTTGCCGGTAATGCCACGCCGGAGCTTGCCAAGAAAATCGCCGATCGTTTGTACTGTGCTTTGGGTCATGCCGAAGTAGGTCGTTTCTCTGACGGTGAAATCAGCGTTCAAATCAACGAAAACGTTCGTGGTTCTGACTGTTTCATCATTCAGTCCACTTGTGCACCAACCAACGACAACCTAATGGAATTGATCGTTATGGTTGACGCATTGCGTCGTGCCTCTGCTGGTCGTATCACCGCGGTAATTCCTTACTTCGGTTACGCTCGTCAAGATCGCCGTGTTCGTTCTGCCCGTGTGCCAATTACCGCTAAGGTAGTTGCTGATTTCTTATCTAGCGTAGGTGTAGACCGCGTTCTGACTTGTGATCTGCACGCAGAGCAGATTCAAGGCTTCTTTGATGTTCCAGTTGATAACGTATTCGGTTCACCGGTACTACTGGAAGATATGAAGCAACGTTCACTGGATAATCCTGTGGTTGTTTCTCCTGACATTGGCGGTGTAGTTCGTGCTCGCGCCGTTGCCAAGCTGCTTGATGACAGCGATCTGGCAATCATCGATAAACGTCGCCCTCAAGCGAACGTTGCCCAGGTGATGCACATCATCGGTGATGTAAAAGATCGTGATTGCATCATCGTTGATGACATGATCGACACTGGCGGCACCTTGTGTAAGGCTGCCGAAGCATTGAAACAACAGGGTGCGCGTCGTGTATTCGCTTACGCAACTCACCCAGTATTCTCTGGCAACGCGCCAAAGAACATTGCCGAGTCCGTGATTGATGAAGTAATTGTGACTGACACAATCCCACTGCATAAAGATATGCTAGCGACCGGGAAGGTTTCCCAGCTAACCATGTCTGGCGTAATGTCTGAAGCGATCCGTCGCGTTAGCAACGAAGAATCTATCTCGGCGATGTTTGAGCACTAA
- a CDS encoding DUF819 domain-containing protein, with the protein MTDVLFTNQATVFGILMMVLGGVFYTSHSVHPVWKRFYKFVPALLLCYFIPSLLNTFGVIDGSDNTLYYVASRFLLPTALVLLTLNLDLKAIGSLGPKAIVMFLAGTVGIVIGAPIALMLTSALWPELLGNHGPESVWRGMTTVAGSWIGGGANQTAMKEIYEVGDNMFSAMIAVDVIVANVWMAVLLLMVPRANAWDSKMGADTSALTALREKMADWHAQNSVNPSLRDIMVILAVGFGATGISHYGADIITPWFVENFPELKRYSLHSAFFWLIVSATTLGVMLSFTKARNLEAYGASKIGSACLYVLVASIGMHMDISAILESPKYFALGGVWMLVHASIMLITARVIKAPLFYMAVGSQANVGGAASAPVVAAAFHPALAPVGVLLAVLGYVLGTYMAWFCGQILQALAA; encoded by the coding sequence ATGACCGACGTGTTATTCACTAACCAAGCAACAGTGTTTGGTATTTTGATGATGGTCTTGGGAGGGGTATTTTATACCTCGCACAGTGTGCACCCGGTGTGGAAGCGGTTCTACAAGTTCGTTCCTGCACTGCTGTTGTGTTACTTCATCCCGTCGTTGCTGAATACCTTCGGTGTCATTGATGGTTCAGATAATACCCTGTACTACGTTGCCTCACGGTTCCTACTACCAACGGCCTTGGTGCTGCTGACTCTAAATCTCGATCTGAAAGCGATCGGCTCGTTGGGACCCAAAGCGATTGTGATGTTTCTAGCCGGTACCGTCGGTATCGTTATCGGTGCGCCCATTGCACTGATGCTGACATCAGCCTTGTGGCCCGAGCTGCTGGGTAACCACGGCCCAGAGTCGGTATGGCGCGGCATGACGACCGTAGCCGGTAGCTGGATCGGCGGTGGCGCTAACCAAACTGCGATGAAAGAGATCTACGAAGTAGGCGACAACATGTTCTCGGCGATGATAGCCGTTGATGTGATTGTGGCCAACGTGTGGATGGCGGTGCTGCTGTTGATGGTTCCTCGTGCCAACGCTTGGGATAGCAAGATGGGCGCCGACACCAGTGCATTAACGGCGCTGCGCGAAAAGATGGCCGATTGGCATGCGCAGAACTCAGTTAATCCTTCGCTACGGGATATCATGGTGATTTTGGCGGTTGGTTTTGGTGCTACTGGCATCTCCCACTATGGCGCTGACATCATCACCCCTTGGTTTGTTGAGAATTTCCCAGAGCTTAAGCGGTACAGCCTGCATTCGGCGTTTTTCTGGTTGATCGTCAGCGCAACGACGTTGGGGGTAATGCTGTCATTTACCAAGGCTCGTAATCTCGAAGCCTATGGGGCATCTAAGATTGGTTCAGCTTGTTTGTACGTATTGGTTGCTTCTATCGGCATGCATATGGACATCAGCGCTATCCTTGAATCGCCGAAGTACTTTGCCCTTGGTGGTGTATGGATGTTGGTGCATGCCAGCATCATGTTGATCACCGCTCGAGTAATTAAAGCACCATTGTTTTACATGGCGGTCGGCAGTCAAGCCAACGTTGGTGGCGCAGCAAGCGCCCCAGTTGTGGCGGCGGCGTTCCACCCCGCATTGGCGCCAGTGGGCGTGTTGTTAGCGGTATTAGGCTATGTATTAGGTACTTACATGGCGTGGTTCTGTGGACAGATTTTGCAAGCGCTGGCGGCTTAA
- a CDS encoding TetR/AcrR family transcriptional regulator gives MLKQQITARLELAFSLQGFAEPSVAQLKDASGVSLRTLYKYYPSKEAMIVGALAHRHQRYLDYLLLNVPTSPVDSVVHMFERLERWMEEFAPHGCLSISAIAAFPENLQITDAVHQHKQQVRELFAEQSGRADLATALFLLHEGVSSAWPVLGNTAVLSAQQTATQLLQVTK, from the coding sequence ATGTTAAAGCAACAGATTACTGCGCGACTCGAATTGGCGTTCAGCCTACAGGGGTTTGCTGAGCCAAGTGTGGCCCAGCTAAAAGATGCTAGTGGCGTAAGTCTACGCACGCTCTATAAATACTACCCGTCCAAGGAAGCGATGATCGTTGGTGCGCTGGCACATCGACATCAACGCTATCTTGATTATCTATTGCTGAATGTGCCAACAAGCCCAGTGGATTCGGTGGTGCACATGTTTGAACGTTTGGAACGGTGGATGGAGGAATTTGCGCCTCATGGTTGCCTATCGATAAGTGCTATTGCTGCCTTTCCTGAAAATCTGCAGATAACCGACGCGGTACATCAACATAAGCAACAGGTTCGAGAACTGTTTGCCGAGCAAAGCGGCCGTGCTGACCTCGCCACCGCGTTATTTTTATTACATGAAGGTGTGTCGAGCGCCTGGCCAGTGTTGGGTAATACTGCAGTGCTCAGTGCTCAGCAAACCGCTACCCAACTTTTACAGGTAACCAAATAA
- a CDS encoding alcohol dehydrogenase family protein, with translation MSEVSNVKNTTMKGVELIGHGGPEMLQYRTDIAVPSLTANDVLIRVGAAGVNNTDINTRIAWYSKGEGDDVDASWSGSALVFPRIQGADVCGEIVAVGSNVSHKRLGERVLIEPCLREANSQPLAMPWYFGSECDGGFAEYTSVASKHAYKIDSDFSDAELASFPCSYSTAENMLTRARVAAADTVLVSGASGGVGSAAVQLAKARGAKVVAITSASKTQELLQIGADEVITRDEDLVTALGNNSIDVVIDLVAGAVWPEFLKVLKPSGRYAVAGAIAGPLVELDVRTLYLKDLSFFGCTVLEPQVFGNLVNHIEQGNISPLVAATFPLERVTQAQELFLQKQYIGKIVLTID, from the coding sequence ATGTCTGAAGTCAGCAACGTTAAGAACACTACGATGAAAGGTGTTGAGTTAATTGGGCACGGTGGCCCAGAGATGTTGCAGTACCGCACCGACATCGCGGTTCCATCGTTAACAGCAAACGATGTGCTGATACGAGTTGGTGCTGCTGGGGTAAACAACACCGACATTAATACCCGTATCGCGTGGTACTCCAAGGGTGAGGGCGATGACGTTGATGCAAGCTGGTCTGGCAGTGCATTGGTCTTTCCGCGGATCCAAGGAGCAGATGTTTGCGGTGAAATTGTTGCTGTTGGTAGCAACGTTAGCCATAAGCGTTTGGGGGAGCGTGTGTTAATTGAGCCCTGTCTCCGTGAGGCAAATAGTCAACCATTAGCGATGCCCTGGTACTTTGGCTCGGAGTGCGATGGTGGCTTTGCTGAATACACCTCAGTGGCATCGAAGCACGCTTATAAAATCGATAGCGATTTTAGCGATGCTGAGCTGGCGTCATTTCCGTGTTCCTATTCAACCGCCGAGAACATGCTAACTCGCGCCCGTGTTGCAGCCGCCGATACGGTGTTGGTTTCTGGCGCCTCTGGTGGGGTTGGCTCTGCTGCGGTGCAACTGGCTAAGGCTCGTGGTGCCAAAGTGGTTGCGATTACCAGTGCCAGTAAAACCCAAGAGCTACTGCAGATCGGTGCTGATGAAGTGATTACTCGGGATGAAGATCTGGTTACTGCCTTGGGCAACAACAGCATTGACGTTGTGATCGACTTAGTGGCTGGCGCAGTGTGGCCAGAGTTTTTGAAGGTATTGAAGCCCAGTGGTCGTTATGCGGTAGCAGGTGCTATTGCGGGACCGCTGGTTGAGTTAGATGTGCGCACCCTCTATTTGAAGGATTTGAGTTTCTTTGGTTGTACCGTGCTCGAACCGCAAGTATTTGGAAATCTGGTTAACCACATCGAGCAAGGCAATATAAGTCCACTGGTTGCGGCTACATTCCCGCTAGAGCGAGTAACTCAAGCGCAAGAGCTGTTCTTGCAGAAGCAATACATTGGCAAAATAGTGCTTACCATCGACTAA
- the prfA gene encoding peptide chain release factor 1, whose protein sequence is MKPTVYAKLEGLVERYEEVQVLLGEPDIISDQDRFRGLTKEYSQLEEVVNAFRAYQQAQDDIETAQEMMADPEMAEMAKEELSEAKANSVQLEDDLQILLLPKDPKDSHDAYVEIRAGAGGDEAAIFAGDLLRMYSKYAETKGWKVELMSTNQSEQGGYKEAIARFSGDGVYGEMKFESGGHRVQRVPATESQGRIHTSACTVVVMPEVEAAEAIEINSADLKVDTFRASGAGGQHVNKTDSAIRITHLPTGTVVECQDERSQHKNRAKAMAVLSARLEAAEEAKRKQAETDTRRSLVTSGDRSERIRTYNYPQGRVSDHRINLTLYRLNEVMEGDLAALMEPILQEYQADQLAALAED, encoded by the coding sequence ATGAAACCCACCGTATACGCAAAATTGGAAGGCTTAGTAGAGCGCTATGAAGAAGTGCAGGTACTACTGGGTGAACCCGATATTATCTCTGATCAAGACCGTTTCCGTGGGCTCACTAAAGAGTATTCTCAACTCGAAGAGGTAGTAAATGCGTTCCGTGCTTATCAGCAAGCACAGGACGATATTGAAACCGCACAAGAGATGATGGCCGATCCAGAAATGGCTGAAATGGCGAAGGAAGAGCTGAGCGAGGCCAAGGCCAACAGCGTGCAGTTGGAAGACGACCTGCAGATCCTATTACTGCCAAAAGATCCCAAGGATAGCCACGACGCTTACGTTGAGATCCGTGCCGGGGCCGGTGGTGATGAAGCGGCAATCTTTGCCGGTGACTTGCTGCGCATGTACTCCAAGTACGCCGAAACCAAAGGTTGGAAGGTGGAGTTGATGTCCACTAACCAAAGCGAACAGGGCGGTTATAAAGAAGCGATCGCACGATTCTCTGGCGATGGCGTATACGGTGAGATGAAGTTTGAATCTGGTGGTCACCGCGTACAGCGTGTACCGGCAACTGAATCTCAGGGTCGTATTCACACCTCCGCTTGTACTGTTGTGGTGATGCCAGAAGTGGAAGCGGCTGAAGCGATTGAGATCAACTCTGCCGATCTTAAGGTTGATACCTTCCGCGCTTCTGGCGCCGGTGGTCAGCACGTCAACAAAACCGATTCTGCAATCCGTATTACCCACTTGCCAACCGGCACTGTCGTTGAGTGTCAGGATGAACGTTCACAGCACAAAAACCGTGCTAAGGCGATGGCGGTGCTATCGGCTCGTTTAGAAGCGGCGGAAGAAGCGAAACGTAAGCAAGCTGAAACCGATACTCGTCGTTCACTGGTTACCTCAGGTGATCGCTCTGAGCGGATCCGTACCTATAACTACCCACAGGGTCGTGTCTCCGATCACCGTATTAATCTGACCCTATATCGCTTAAATGAAGTGATGGAAGGGGATTTGGCAGCGTTGATGGAGCCTATTTTGCAGGAATACCAAGCGGATCAACTGGCTGCACTGGCAGAAGATTAA
- the kdsA gene encoding 3-deoxy-8-phosphooctulonate synthase, translating into MNAININVGNIEVANDKPFVLFGGMNVLESRDLAMQIAEYYVTVTEKLGIPYVFKASYDKANRSSIHSYRGPGMEEGLKIFEEIKHTFNVPVITDIHEIEQAAPVAEICDVIQLPAFLARQTDLVEAMAKTDAVINVKKPQFLSPGQMKNIVEKFKECGKQEVILCERGANFGYDNLVVDMLGFRTMKECSGGMPVIFDVTHALQCRDPLGAASGGRRHQTVELAKAGLATGLAGLFLEAHPDPDKARCDGPSALPLDKLEPFLAQMKALDDLIKAQPDLGIK; encoded by the coding sequence ATGAACGCAATCAACATTAACGTCGGCAACATCGAAGTTGCTAACGACAAACCATTTGTACTGTTTGGTGGTATGAATGTGTTGGAATCTCGTGACTTGGCGATGCAGATCGCTGAGTACTACGTTACGGTAACCGAAAAGCTTGGCATTCCTTACGTATTCAAAGCGTCTTACGACAAAGCTAACCGTAGCTCGATCCACTCCTATCGAGGCCCAGGCATGGAGGAAGGTCTGAAGATCTTTGAGGAGATCAAACACACCTTCAATGTGCCAGTTATCACAGATATTCATGAAATTGAGCAAGCGGCGCCAGTGGCTGAAATCTGTGATGTTATTCAGCTACCAGCGTTCTTGGCTCGGCAAACCGATCTGGTTGAAGCGATGGCTAAAACCGATGCAGTTATTAATGTTAAGAAGCCACAATTTTTAAGCCCTGGACAGATGAAAAACATTGTCGAAAAGTTTAAAGAATGTGGTAAACAGGAAGTTATCCTGTGCGAACGTGGTGCTAACTTCGGCTATGATAACTTGGTTGTTGATATGCTTGGTTTCCGCACGATGAAGGAGTGTTCTGGTGGTATGCCGGTCATCTTCGACGTGACTCATGCATTGCAGTGTCGTGACCCGTTGGGGGCAGCCTCTGGTGGTCGTCGTCATCAAACCGTGGAGCTAGCTAAAGCGGGCTTAGCTACTGGCTTAGCTGGCTTATTTTTGGAAGCGCACCCCGATCCGGATAAGGCTCGTTGCGATGGCCCATCGGCGTTGCCGTTGGATAAACTGGAGCCGTTCTTGGCACAGATGAAAGCGCTGGATGATTTGATTAAAGCGCAGCCGGACTTGGGCATTAAATAG
- the lolB gene encoding lipoprotein insertase outer membrane protein LolB produces MFNQPSKFVVLLITLLTLVGCVTHQAPDSTSKTVTSNDWTVTGKIAFISPEERVSANLHWRHITSTGNDRLQLTGPFGTNVLNLTATPELATVVVDDKTFTDNDVDRLIVKLTGWPLPLSQLAKYLLGQTAADHKNVSNKVTQSVIELIHPTTNSISELHYLSWQQINGYKIPKQIELRQDQQRIKLTINTWQPEL; encoded by the coding sequence ATGTTTAACCAACCATCAAAATTTGTTGTCTTGTTGATAACGCTTCTCACCTTAGTAGGGTGTGTAACGCATCAAGCTCCCGATTCAACCAGTAAAACTGTTACTTCCAATGACTGGACGGTAACCGGAAAAATCGCCTTTATCAGTCCAGAAGAGCGGGTCTCTGCCAATCTGCATTGGCGTCATATCACCTCAACCGGCAACGACAGGCTGCAACTAACGGGTCCATTTGGCACCAACGTCTTGAACCTAACCGCCACACCGGAGCTAGCTACCGTAGTGGTAGATGATAAGACCTTTACCGATAACGATGTTGATAGACTAATTGTTAAATTGACCGGTTGGCCACTGCCTCTGTCACAGTTAGCAAAATACCTATTAGGACAGACTGCTGCAGATCACAAAAACGTGAGTAACAAAGTGACCCAATCGGTAATAGAACTCATTCATCCAACTACCAATAGCATATCTGAGCTGCACTATCTGAGCTGGCAGCAAATCAATGGCTATAAAATCCCCAAGCAAATTGAGTTGCGCCAAGATCAGCAACGAATAAAATTGACCATCAACACTTGGCAACCGGAGCTGTAG
- the prmC gene encoding peptide chain release factor N(5)-glutamine methyltransferase, which translates to MRLDLWLAHAAKQLTHSDSAALDAELLLLFCINKPRSFVFTWPDHPLDEATLMQLQSILQRRINGEPIAHIIGQREFWSLPLQVNASTLIPRPDTESLVEAALGLALPHQAAVVDLGTGTGAIALALKSEMAQWQVEAVEFSAEAVQLARANAAQLNLAVEVSQGSWFEPVQNKRFDLVVSNPPYIDPTDHHLDQGDVRFEPLSALIADNHGLADIEHIVATAPRHLNQGGYLMIEHGYDQGAVVKDIFERAGFANVRVGQDYGQRDRYTLGQWQC; encoded by the coding sequence GTGCGCCTCGATCTCTGGTTAGCGCACGCCGCCAAGCAATTAACTCACAGTGACAGCGCTGCGCTAGACGCAGAGCTGTTGCTGCTGTTCTGCATCAACAAACCGCGTAGCTTTGTGTTTACTTGGCCTGATCATCCATTGGATGAAGCCACATTGATGCAACTGCAGTCGATATTACAACGCCGGATCAATGGCGAACCAATAGCGCATATTATTGGTCAGCGTGAGTTTTGGAGTTTGCCATTACAGGTCAACGCGTCCACCTTAATTCCCCGCCCTGATACCGAATCTTTGGTTGAAGCAGCACTGGGGTTAGCTTTGCCGCACCAAGCAGCAGTGGTCGATTTAGGTACTGGTACTGGTGCTATTGCGCTAGCATTAAAAAGTGAAATGGCCCAGTGGCAGGTTGAAGCGGTTGAGTTCAGCGCGGAAGCAGTGCAGCTGGCTCGCGCTAATGCGGCTCAGCTTAATCTCGCCGTTGAGGTTAGCCAAGGCAGCTGGTTCGAGCCAGTGCAAAATAAACGCTTTGATCTGGTTGTATCTAACCCCCCCTATATTGACCCAACCGATCATCATTTAGATCAAGGTGATGTGCGCTTTGAGCCGTTGAGTGCACTCATTGCTGACAATCACGGTTTGGCGGACATCGAACATATTGTCGCCACTGCGCCACGCCACCTTAATCAAGGCGGCTATTTGATGATCGAGCACGGTTATGACCAAGGTGCTGTGGTTAAAGATATTTTTGAGCGGGCTGGATTTGCCAATGTCAGGGTGGGTCAAGATTATGGCCAAAGAGATCGCTATACCCTAGGCCAGTGGCAGTGCTAG